The Malus domestica chromosome 13, GDT2T_hap1 genome includes a window with the following:
- the LOC103432335 gene encoding large ribosomal subunit protein eL14z-like, with the protein MPFKRYVEIGRVALVNYGEDYGKLVVIVDVLDQNRALVDAPDMVRSQMNFKRLSLTDIKIDIKRVPKKKELLAAMEAADVKKKWENSSWGRKLIVQKRRAALNDFDRFKLMLAKIKRAGLVRSELAKLKKSTA; encoded by the exons ATG CCTTTCAAGAGGTACGTCGAGATCGGAAGGGTGGCTCTGGTCAACTACGGAGAGGACTACGGGAAGCTCGTCGTCATCGTCGACGTCCTTGACCAGAACAGG GCTCTTGTCGATGCTCCTGATATGGTGAGGTCCCAAATGAACTTCAAGAGGCTTTCTCTCACCGACATCAAGATTGATATCAAGAGGGTCCCCAAGAAGAAGGAATTGCTTGCCGCAATGGAAGCTGCTG ATGTGAAGAAGAAGTGGGAGAACAGCTCATGGGGTAGGAAACTGATTGTTCAGAAGAGAAGAGCAGCTCTCAACGACTTTGACCGATTCAAGCTCATGTTGGCTAAGATTAAG AGGGCTGGACTGGTAAGGAGCGAGCTTGCAAAATTGAAAAAGTCCACAGCTTAA